TTCCAAACTGCATATTCGGAAGGTTATTTGTCATGGACTATTTTAGTATAGCATGGATAAATAAAGTTTTTTATTGATAAATGTTGACAAACTATTAGCTGGTTTGCTGAATAAGGAGCTTTTTTCAGTCAGTTCAAATTCAAAAAGTAGAAAACTGATGTAATTACCTAGCACACCAATACATGCTCATTACACATAATTGGCATACCATATTTATAAGATCCTTCCTCCAACCTCCCTAGTCACCATCCTTTCATGAATGGAACAGGGAGGTTACTATTTTTTTCAGTTGTATATGTTGTCCTCGCCTCTGTGTTACCTCGTTAAAACTAAAAAACTCATAATATATGATGAAAGGGAATAACAAGTACTTATTTTACTGGTTTTGAATAAGATTAACGATTAATCCTTTTAATAAGCCCACTTCTCAACATCCTGGGATTCAGAAATTGAAGAAAAAATGTCTAGAGCTTCTTTTCTATTCAGGACCTGATCGTTTAAAATGAGCGCCTTAATATAGAAAAACCTAATCACCAGCATCGTTAGTCGAATTATAATTACTAGTTTTATTTAGGTATTTTTCAATAACTTTCAACTTCCAAATTCCAAATCCTATAAAAGCACCCAGAATATTTAGGATGAAATCATCAATATCAAACCTTCCTCTCTTGGTAACTAATTGTACAATTTCAATCACGAATAATAGCAAAATCATTGAAATAGAAAATACACTTACTTTGGTAAAATTCTGTTTAAAAAATGGTAGATAAACACCCATCGGTAAGAACAAAATTAAATTACCGAAAATATTTTTTATAGGTATATCCATATTCATACTTCCATCAAATATTGCTTTAATATATGTACTTATTGTTTTGAATGGAACAATATTTGATGAGTTTTTTATATATTCAAATAGTGAAAGGTCTGTATGTACATAACCTCTACTTGACCCCAAAAACAATATAACAACCAGTGCCAATAAATAAATGAAGAAGCTAATACCTAAACTAGCTTTAATTACTTTTTGCATTTTATCCTCCGATCTAACTCTCCGTTTCTTTGTCTAAAATTAAATCTGAAATGTAAGTATCCTGTCCATTCTCGCATATAAATAGGATTAGTCCTCTTATATTTCTTAAATTCTTACTCACATTCTGAAGATCAAAATTAATAAAAAGAGGGGCATCTAATACAAATTTCGTAACTTCCTTTAATTATCTGTTTTTCTTTCATTTTTGGACGGCCGTTGACCCCATTTCTTTGTATACCCTTGTTTTCCTTATATTTCATCTCTATATTTAACATTCATTAATTTACCAGTCTAATTATACTGAAACGGCTTATTTGAAGTAAATATTAACATATAGAAAAGACGCTAATCTTTATTACAGATGAGCGCCATATTGTGAAAAAATACAAAGCTACTACTAAAAAAAATCTAGTAATAATAACTCGAAATTATTAAAGCTA
This genomic window from Bacillus sp. SM2101 contains:
- a CDS encoding VanZ family protein, with protein sequence MQKVIKASLGISFFIYLLALVVILFLGSSRGYVHTDLSLFEYIKNSSNIVPFKTISTYIKAIFDGSMNMDIPIKNIFGNLILFLPMGVYLPFFKQNFTKVSVFSISMILLLFVIEIVQLVTKRGRFDIDDFILNILGAFIGFGIWKLKVIEKYLNKTSNYNSTNDAGD